A single Xenopus laevis strain J_2021 chromosome 3S, Xenopus_laevis_v10.1, whole genome shotgun sequence DNA region contains:
- the LOC108713270 gene encoding cytochrome b-c1 complex subunit 8: MGRHFGDLAKVRHVITYSLSPFEQRAFPHFFSKGIPNVWRRFRVKVFQVVPPFVLSYIVYSWGTQVHSDLKKKDPSLYENDQ; the protein is encoded by the exons ATGGGCCGTCACTTCGGAGACCTCGCCAAGGTCCGACATGTCATCACCTACAGCCTGTCTCCCTTTGAACAGCGTGCTTTCCCCCACTTCTTCTCTAAAGGGATCCCCAATGTTTGGAGAAGATTCCGGGTTAAGGTCTTTCAAGTAGTGCCAC CTTTTGTGCTCTCATATATCGTCTACTCATGGGGGACACAAGTGCACTCAGACCTAAAAAAGAAGGACCCATCCTTGTATGAAAATGACCAGTGA
- the leap2.S gene encoding liver-expressed antimicrobial peptide 2 codes for MTRQQDIKLHGGRETSPQLCRLFFSSSIMVLQPGKWTLILVLCCLFTHQLEGACLINPSVRAAVRLPRMTPFWRGLSLRPFGFSCRDASECLTRLCSNSRCSLKTFRD; via the exons ATGACCAGACAGCAGGATATAAAGCTTCATGGAGGAAGGGAGACTTCCCCGCAACTCTGCCGTCTGTTCTTCAGCTCCAGCATCATGGTCCTGCAGCCTGGGAAATGGACTCTAATCCTGGTTCTGTGTTGTCTGTTTACTCACCAG CTGGAAGGCGCTTGTCTCATCAACCCATCCGTCAGGGCAGCCGTCAGACTCCCAAGGATGACGCCATTTTGGAGGGGCCTGTCTTTGCGCCCATTTGGCTTCTCGTGCAGAGATGCTTCAGAGTGCCTAACCAGGTTGTGCAG tAACAGTCGCTGCTCACTGAAGACCTTTAGAGATTAA